Below is a genomic region from Microbacterium sp. LWO12-1.2.
TAAAGACTTAAGGACATACTCGTGGCTGACATCCAGGACACCACCGAAGCTCAGAACTACTCGACGTCGACTCCCGAGACCGAAGCAGTCGAGGCGGCTCCCCGCCCCGTGCTCAGCGTCCCGGGTGCCGCTGTCGGCCGTCGCAAGCAGGCCATCGCCCGCGTGCGCATCGTCCCCGGCTCCGGCACGATCACGGTCAACGGCCGTACGATCGAGGACTACTTCCCGAACAAGCTGCACCAGCAGCTGATCAACGACCCGTTCACCGTGCTGAACCTCACCGGTGCATACGACGTCATCGCTCGCATCTCCGGTGGTGGCCCCTCGGGCCAGGCCGGCGCGCTGCGCCTCGGCATCGCCCGTTCGCTGAACGGTATCGACGAGGAGAACAACCGTCCGACCCTGAAGAAGGCCGGCTTCCTCTCGCGCGACGCTCGCGTCAAGGAGCGCAAGAAGGCTGGACTCAAGAAGGCCCGCAAGGCGCCTCAGTACTCGAAGCGTTAAGGTCCACTGCTCCGATGCCGATCTTTGGCACGGACGGTGTGCGAGGACTTGCCAATGGCATCCTCACCGCCGACCTGGCGCTCACCCTGGCCCAGGCGACAGCTGTCGTCCTGGGCCAGGGCCGTACTGCGGAGGCTCGCAAGGCCGAAGGCAAGCGACTCACCGCAGTGGTCGCCCGGGATCCTCGGGTCTCCGGACACTTCCTGACTGCCGCGGTCTCCGCGGGACTCGCCTCATCGGGCGTCGATGTGCTCGAGGCCGGGGTCATCCCCACGCCCGCACTGGCGTTCCTCGTCGCTGACCGCGATGCCGACTTCGGCGTCATGATCTCGGCGTCGCACAACGCCGCGCCCGACAACGGCATCAAGATCTTCGCTCGCGGTGGCGTGAAGCTCCCGGACGAGGTCGAACTGCGCATCGAAGAAGCGATGTCCGGAGAGATGCTGCGCCCCACCGGCGCCGGCGTCGGACGGATCGACCGCTTCGCCGACG
It encodes:
- the rpsI gene encoding 30S ribosomal protein S9; this encodes MADIQDTTEAQNYSTSTPETEAVEAAPRPVLSVPGAAVGRRKQAIARVRIVPGSGTITVNGRTIEDYFPNKLHQQLINDPFTVLNLTGAYDVIARISGGGPSGQAGALRLGIARSLNGIDEENNRPTLKKAGFLSRDARVKERKKAGLKKARKAPQYSKR